One genomic window of Campylobacter curvus includes the following:
- a CDS encoding tetratricopeptide repeat protein — protein sequence MDKKIVFAALSLGAALSTWSQEVSAFDAGDINNANPYGLTDSEKAALNNKRSVQSIEENMNSVSEQIQGLQSLIESMSLRMNKLEQKINDLELRVNGDVNSSGENFASLKAYVDETRQIQEKNYKNITTTLNRLGALLDKNSNTTSTKQNNANTKSSSDNSATKSNFSDKSDKDVMSEGIKLLNSGKTSEAAEYFEYLNKKGYKPAASNFYLGEIAYKQKSYSTAIQYYQKSIQGSDKADYTSKLLYHTAISFDKIGDTQSANRFYKALKVGYPDSKEAQAAPSRN from the coding sequence ATGGATAAAAAAATAGTTTTTGCGGCTCTCTCTTTGGGAGCCGCCCTCTCTACTTGGTCTCAAGAAGTTTCTGCATTTGATGCAGGAGATATCAATAACGCAAATCCATATGGTCTTACCGATAGTGAAAAAGCCGCTTTGAATAATAAGCGAAGCGTTCAAAGCATAGAAGAAAATATGAATAGTGTTTCCGAGCAGATACAAGGGCTTCAAAGTCTGATAGAGAGCATGAGCCTTAGGATGAATAAGCTTGAGCAAAAGATCAATGACCTCGAGTTAAGAGTCAACGGTGATGTCAATAGCTCCGGTGAAAATTTCGCATCTTTAAAAGCTTATGTAGATGAAACTAGGCAGATTCAAGAGAAAAACTATAAAAATATCACTACCACGCTTAATCGTTTAGGTGCTTTGCTGGATAAAAACTCAAATACCACCTCTACTAAGCAAAATAATGCTAACACCAAATCAAGCTCGGACAACTCGGCCACTAAGTCAAATTTTAGTGATAAAAGCGATAAAGACGTTATGTCAGAAGGCATAAAGCTACTAAATTCTGGTAAAACATCAGAAGCCGCCGAATATTTTGAGTATCTTAATAAAAAAGGCTACAAACCGGCCGCTTCGAATTTTTACTTAGGCGAGATAGCCTATAAGCAAAAATCATACAGTACAGCTATACAATACTATCAAAAAAGCATACAAGGCAGCGATAAAGCCGACTATACTTCCAAACTCCTTTATCACACAGCTATCAGCTTTGATAAAATAGGCGACACCCAAAGTGCGAACCGTTTTTATAAAGCTCTCAAGGTAGGTTATCCTGACAGCAAAGAGGCGCAGGCCGCCCCTAGCAGAAACTAA
- a CDS encoding OmpA family protein codes for MKKVVLASVAVAALLLSGCSSKNPEVDMNANSNQTSDSNMGMSDADRLAALIANIESQVKNVYFDFDKFNIKADQQGTVSANAAIFNQADAQALSIKVEGNCDEWGTDEYNYALGLKRAKSTKDALVRNGVSADRIAVVSFGESNPVCTDKTKACDAQNRRAEFKVLP; via the coding sequence ATGAAAAAAGTAGTTCTAGCAAGTGTTGCTGTTGCAGCTTTATTGTTGAGCGGTTGTAGCTCTAAAAACCCTGAAGTCGATATGAATGCAAATTCAAATCAAACATCAGACTCAAATATGGGTATGAGTGATGCAGATAGATTGGCGGCGCTTATAGCTAATATCGAAAGCCAAGTTAAAAACGTATACTTTGACTTCGATAAATTTAACATCAAAGCAGATCAACAAGGTACTGTAAGTGCAAATGCTGCTATATTCAATCAAGCAGACGCTCAAGCTCTTTCTATCAAAGTCGAAGGTAACTGCGATGAGTGGGGTACAGACGAATACAACTATGCACTTGGTCTAAAACGTGCTAAGAGCACAAAAGACGCTCTAGTAAGAAATGGCGTAAGTGCTGATAGAATAGCCGTAGTTAGCTTTGGCGAAAGCAATCCTGTTTGCACAGATAAAACTAAAGCTTGCGATGCTCAAAACAGACGTGCAGAATTTAAAGTCCTTCCATAA
- the tolB gene encoding Tol-Pal system protein TolB, with amino-acid sequence MRKIFLFLCVALGLYAADATISVINQGIALPKIALQDATTAVGDANFKDKFFKIMLGDLKVSSDFEVIEDHVPSTYEGTAQTNTMSDKGVELIFRYALEGSANSPLTLKVKLINAKTATTKYEKVYTMPDGAKYPFLAHKSIVELTNELNLPPVGWMEKFIIFSKYTSARQSSIVVADYTLTYQKTIVSGGLNIFPKWGGADQTKFYYTSYVNNKPTLFRYDLTSGTKTKIIDSVGMLIASDVSKDGSKILLTMAPKDQPDIYIYNIATKGLTQITNYPGIDVNGNFVDGDSRIVFVSDRLGYPNVFATSANAGGTVEQMVFHGKNNNSVSTFENYIVYSSRESSGDAGTFNIYLISTQTDFIRQLTASGKNNYPRFSSDGQSVVFIKELGGQSSLGVVRLNENRSFQFPLKVGRIQSIDW; translated from the coding sequence ATGAGAAAAATTTTTCTTTTTTTATGCGTCGCTTTGGGACTTTATGCTGCTGATGCGACGATATCGGTCATAAATCAAGGCATCGCACTTCCAAAGATCGCTTTGCAAGATGCGACTACGGCGGTAGGGGATGCAAATTTTAAAGATAAATTCTTTAAGATCATGCTTGGCGATCTGAAGGTAAGCTCTGACTTTGAGGTCATCGAAGATCATGTACCTTCTACTTATGAGGGCACCGCGCAGACAAATACCATGAGTGATAAGGGTGTCGAGCTTATATTTAGATACGCACTCGAAGGCTCGGCAAATTCGCCTCTTACACTCAAAGTAAAGCTCATAAACGCAAAAACCGCGACAACGAAATATGAAAAAGTCTATACTATGCCAGACGGTGCAAAATATCCGTTTTTGGCGCACAAAAGCATAGTTGAGCTGACAAACGAGCTAAATTTACCTCCGGTTGGCTGGATGGAGAAATTTATCATTTTCTCAAAATATACTTCAGCTCGCCAAAGCTCTATCGTAGTTGCCGACTATACTCTGACATATCAGAAGACGATAGTCAGTGGAGGACTGAATATATTTCCTAAATGGGGCGGCGCCGATCAAACGAAATTTTACTACACTTCTTATGTCAATAATAAGCCGACCCTATTTAGATACGACCTTACTAGCGGAACGAAGACAAAGATCATAGATAGTGTAGGCATGCTGATAGCTTCGGACGTCAGCAAAGACGGAAGTAAAATTTTGCTTACTATGGCGCCAAAAGATCAGCCTGATATTTATATTTATAATATAGCGACCAAAGGTTTGACGCAGATCACAAACTATCCGGGCATAGATGTCAATGGAAATTTCGTCGATGGCGATAGCAGGATAGTTTTCGTATCCGATAGACTCGGCTATCCAAATGTCTTTGCTACCAGCGCAAATGCCGGCGGGACCGTCGAGCAGATGGTATTTCACGGTAAAAACAACAACTCTGTAAGCACGTTTGAAAACTATATTGTGTATTCAAGTCGTGAGAGTAGTGGAGATGCCGGAACGTTTAATATATATTTGATATCTACGCAAACGGATTTTATACGCCAGCTCACCGCCAGTGGAAAGAATAATTATCCGAGATTTTCAAGCGATGGCCAAAGCGTCGTGTTTATAAAAGAACTCGGAGGTCAAAGTTCGCTTGGCGTGGTAAGACTAAATGAAAACAGAAGCTTTCAGTTTCCGTTAAAAGTCGGTAGAATTCAGTCTATAGATTGGTAA
- the atpC gene encoding ATP synthase F1 subunit epsilon: MDKLHLEIVTPQGQVFSDDVSSVVLPGSEGEFGVLPNHASLISLLKAGIIDIEDKNKNHDIVAINWGYAKIDEGKVVILADGAVYVAGNSESELANSLDQAKRLIESMSSDTNAFAATIAKMENVVRAR; the protein is encoded by the coding sequence ATGGATAAATTACACTTAGAAATAGTAACTCCTCAAGGTCAGGTTTTTTCTGATGACGTGAGTAGTGTAGTGCTTCCGGGCAGTGAAGGCGAGTTTGGCGTTTTGCCAAACCATGCCTCTTTGATATCGCTTTTAAAGGCCGGTATCATCGATATAGAAGATAAAAACAAAAACCATGACATCGTAGCGATAAACTGGGGCTACGCAAAGATCGATGAAGGTAAAGTCGTCATCCTTGCAGACGGAGCGGTTTATGTAGCTGGAAATAGTGAGAGCGAACTTGCAAATTCTCTCGATCAGGCAAAACGTCTTATAGAGAGCATGAGCAGCGATACTAACGCCTTTGCGGCTACGATCGCAAAGATGGAAAACGTAGTGAGAGCAAGATAA
- a CDS encoding biopolymer transporter ExbD, which translates to MALKFDDEKPELNITPLVDIMLVLLAILMVTTPTLVYQEDIALPDGSKTKTSTAKQKDLIVSINAQRQVRIDQSLMSLAEFPDNIALMGGKYDKSLPIYIKADKNLRYDDVMFVLKTLKNAGFNKVALETNG; encoded by the coding sequence ATGGCTCTTAAATTTGATGATGAAAAGCCGGAACTAAACATAACTCCTCTTGTTGACATCATGCTGGTTTTGCTGGCTATCTTGATGGTCACGACTCCTACGCTTGTTTATCAAGAGGATATCGCTTTGCCGGATGGTTCAAAGACTAAGACTTCTACCGCGAAACAAAAAGATCTGATCGTATCCATAAATGCCCAAAGGCAAGTCAGGATAGATCAGAGTCTGATGAGTCTTGCTGAATTTCCTGATAATATCGCTTTGATGGGTGGTAAATACGACAAAAGCTTACCTATATATATCAAGGCGGATAAAAATTTAAGATACGATGATGTTATGTTTGTGCTAAAGACCCTCAAAAATGCGGGATTTAACAAAGTCGCCTTAGAAACAAACGGATAA
- the atpD gene encoding F0F1 ATP synthase subunit beta codes for MKGVISQVMGPVVDVDFNDYLPKINEAIEVYFEVEGKKNRLILEVAAHLGDNRVRTIAMDMSEGLTRGLEATALGAPISVPVGEKVLGRIFNVVGDLIDEGEGVNFDKHWSIHRDPPPFEEQSTKSEIFETGIKVVDLLAPYAKGGKVGLFGGAGVGKTVIIMELIHNVAFKHSGYSVFAGVGERTREGNDLYHEMKESNVLDKVALCYGQMNEPPGARNRIALTGLTMAEYFRDEMGLDVLMFIDNIFRFSQSGAEMSALLGRIPSAVGYQPTLASEMGKFQERITSTKKGSITSVQAVYVPADDLTDPAPATVFAHLDATTVLNRAIAEKGIYPAVDPLDSTSRMLDPQILGEDHYKVARGVQAVLQKYKDLQDIIAILGMDELSEEDKLTVDRARKIERFLSQPFFVAEVFTGSPGKYVSLEENIAGFKGILDGKYDSLPEAAFYMVGNIDEALAKAEKLKA; via the coding sequence ATGAAGGGTGTTATTAGTCAAGTTATGGGCCCTGTGGTCGATGTTGACTTTAATGACTACTTGCCAAAGATCAACGAAGCTATCGAGGTTTATTTTGAGGTTGAGGGCAAGAAAAATAGATTGATCCTGGAGGTCGCGGCTCACTTGGGTGATAACCGCGTCAGAACGATCGCTATGGATATGAGTGAGGGGCTTACTCGCGGGCTTGAAGCTACCGCTCTTGGTGCGCCTATTAGTGTGCCGGTTGGCGAGAAGGTTTTGGGAAGAATTTTTAACGTCGTCGGCGATCTCATCGACGAGGGCGAGGGCGTAAATTTTGATAAACATTGGTCTATCCACCGCGATCCGCCACCATTTGAAGAACAAAGCACGAAAAGTGAAATTTTTGAAACCGGTATAAAGGTTGTGGATCTTCTTGCGCCTTACGCAAAGGGCGGTAAGGTCGGACTATTTGGCGGTGCAGGTGTCGGTAAAACGGTCATCATCATGGAGCTCATCCACAATGTCGCCTTCAAACACAGCGGATACTCTGTATTTGCAGGTGTTGGCGAGAGGACGCGCGAAGGAAACGACCTTTATCACGAGATGAAAGAAAGTAACGTTTTGGATAAAGTCGCCTTGTGCTACGGACAGATGAACGAGCCGCCAGGGGCGAGAAATCGTATCGCACTGACTGGTCTAACGATGGCTGAGTATTTCCGCGATGAGATGGGACTTGATGTGCTTATGTTTATCGACAACATCTTCCGCTTCTCTCAATCTGGTGCAGAGATGTCGGCACTCCTCGGACGTATCCCATCAGCCGTTGGTTACCAGCCGACGCTGGCAAGCGAGATGGGTAAATTTCAAGAAAGGATCACATCGACTAAAAAAGGCTCGATCACATCCGTTCAAGCCGTTTATGTTCCGGCTGACGACCTTACAGACCCGGCTCCTGCGACTGTTTTTGCGCACCTTGATGCGACGACGGTTCTTAACCGTGCGATAGCTGAAAAGGGAATTTATCCTGCGGTCGATCCGCTTGATTCTACTTCAAGAATGCTTGATCCGCAAATTTTAGGCGAGGATCATTATAAAGTGGCTCGCGGCGTTCAGGCTGTGCTTCAAAAATATAAAGACCTTCAAGACATCATCGCTATCCTTGGTATGGACGAGCTTAGCGAAGAAGACAAACTGACTGTCGATAGGGCTAGAAAGATCGAGAGATTTTTATCTCAGCCGTTCTTTGTCGCCGAGGTTTTCACAGGAAGCCCCGGTAAATATGTAAGCCTAGAGGAAAATATAGCCGGATTTAAAGGAATTTTGGACGGCAAATATGATAGTCTGCCTGAAGCGGCGTTTTATATGGTAGGCAATATCGATGAGGCGCTGGCTAAAGCTGAAAAGCTTAAGGCTTAA
- a CDS encoding MotA/TolQ/ExbB proton channel family protein yields MGGIDIFLNYIQRSSFITIIVLCWLSAYFIVSFTILFSRMAGIGLWQKREQNALESLLMGAKNIPNDSSLRKCASGKISREKLNVCISIAEKNATSGLTWLSVIASTSPFIGLFGTVVSILETFSQLGNSANSSLGVIAPAISEALVATGAGIFVAIPAYTFNLLIKRKAYELMSVIERQADVLVALKKDDEI; encoded by the coding sequence GTGGGCGGGATAGATATTTTTTTAAACTACATTCAAAGAAGTAGTTTCATCACTATTATCGTATTATGTTGGCTGTCTGCCTATTTTATCGTTAGCTTTACCATACTCTTTTCTCGCATGGCCGGCATAGGATTGTGGCAAAAAAGAGAACAAAACGCCCTAGAATCGTTGTTAATGGGAGCTAAGAATATCCCAAACGATTCATCTTTAAGAAAGTGCGCAAGTGGTAAAATTTCAAGAGAAAAACTAAACGTTTGTATAAGCATAGCCGAGAAAAACGCCACTAGTGGCCTGACTTGGCTCAGCGTCATAGCCTCTACTTCACCTTTTATCGGCCTTTTTGGAACAGTCGTTTCTATACTTGAAACGTTTTCACAGCTTGGCAATAGTGCAAATTCATCTCTTGGCGTGATAGCTCCAGCTATATCAGAGGCTCTAGTCGCCACTGGTGCTGGAATTTTCGTAGCTATCCCTGCATATACTTTCAACCTACTTATAAAACGCAAAGCTTATGAGCTTATGAGCGTGATCGAGCGTCAAGCTGACGTATTGGTGGCTCTTAAAAAAGACGACGAGATATAG
- a CDS encoding TonB C-terminal domain-containing protein — protein sequence MPSKVKFPTVSSFFVALSLYLTIVLMLFIKLTFFSEPAKKYTDDKDAFMDVVMVDREVAETIKAPKQANEIVKQTQPEPKKESQEAKVETTNKPVVPEEPLPTPSIPTPPKEQPKPELKPKPKPEIPEPSEKPDTKPEPPKPVETPNIKDLFSSIDTTKLKKDNGIAKPEQKVQSRKKSEVANSQAAKQASDIIKSLQIDTVSKAPKSQATGVYDPLRGAIAKQIQRRWQSYKADSNDVATVKFMIDGSGNFSYEILELSYNEEFNNKVRECLEKLTTEKFPFSPDGKSITFNLKLEDKLE from the coding sequence ATGCCAAGTAAAGTAAAATTTCCTACCGTTAGTTCGTTTTTTGTAGCCCTGTCACTTTATCTAACGATAGTACTTATGCTTTTTATCAAGCTTACATTTTTTTCTGAGCCTGCTAAAAAATATACTGACGATAAAGATGCATTTATGGATGTCGTCATGGTGGATAGAGAGGTAGCCGAAACTATAAAGGCTCCTAAACAAGCTAATGAAATAGTCAAACAAACGCAGCCAGAACCCAAAAAAGAGTCGCAAGAGGCCAAGGTGGAAACTACGAACAAACCGGTAGTTCCAGAAGAGCCGCTACCTACTCCGAGCATACCGACTCCCCCGAAAGAGCAGCCAAAGCCAGAGCTAAAACCGAAGCCAAAGCCCGAGATACCTGAGCCTAGCGAAAAACCGGACACAAAACCTGAGCCGCCAAAGCCGGTGGAGACTCCAAATATCAAGGATCTTTTTAGCAGTATCGATACGACGAAGCTAAAAAAAGATAATGGTATCGCAAAGCCGGAGCAAAAAGTGCAAAGCCGTAAAAAAAGCGAGGTGGCCAATTCTCAAGCCGCCAAGCAAGCAAGTGATATCATAAAAAGCCTGCAGATAGATACGGTCTCAAAAGCGCCAAAGTCGCAAGCTACTGGTGTTTATGACCCTTTAAGGGGTGCGATAGCAAAGCAGATACAAAGAAGATGGCAGAGCTATAAGGCTGATTCAAACGATGTCGCAACGGTTAAATTTATGATAGATGGAAGCGGGAATTTCAGCTATGAAATTTTGGAGCTATCTTATAATGAAGAATTTAACAATAAAGTAAGAGAATGCTTGGAAAAACTGACTACGGAGAAATTCCCGTTTTCTCCGGATGGTAAAAGTATTACTTTTAATTTAAAATTAGAAGATAAACTAGAATAA